A window of Costertonia aggregata contains these coding sequences:
- the atpA gene encoding F0F1 ATP synthase subunit alpha, whose amino-acid sequence MAGVKAAEVSAILKQQLSGFEATATLDEVGTVLQVGDGIARVYGLSNAQYGELVEFEGGLEGIVLNLEEDNVGVVLLGPSKEIKEGATAKRTQRIASINVGEGIVGRVVNTLGVPIDGKGPIAGETYEMPLERKAPGVIFRQPVNEPLQTGIKAIDAMIPVGRGQRELVIGDRQTGKTTVCIDTILNQKEFYDAGEPVYCIYVAIGQKASTVAAIAKTLEDKGALAYTTIVAANASDPAPMQVYAPFAGAAIGEYFRDTGRPALIIYDDLSKQAVAYREVSLLLRRPPGREAYPGDVFYLHSRLLERAAKVIADDDIAKDMNDLPDTLKPMVKGGGSLTALPIIETQAGDVSAYIPTNVISITDGQIFLEQDLFNQGVRPAINVGISVSRVGGSAQIKSMKKVAGTLKLDQAQFRELEAFAKFGSDLDAATLNVIEKGRRNVEILKQAQNDPFTVEDQVAIIYAGSKNLLRDVPVEKIKEFERDYLELLNAKHRDVLDTLKAGKLTDEVTDTLTTVCKDLSSKYN is encoded by the coding sequence GGAATTGGTAGAGTTCGAAGGCGGGTTGGAAGGTATAGTTTTGAACCTAGAAGAAGATAATGTCGGGGTCGTATTGTTGGGCCCTTCCAAAGAAATCAAAGAAGGTGCTACGGCCAAACGTACACAGCGTATCGCTTCTATAAATGTAGGTGAAGGTATTGTGGGCCGTGTGGTAAATACTTTGGGCGTTCCCATTGATGGAAAAGGCCCAATTGCAGGGGAAACCTATGAGATGCCATTGGAGCGTAAGGCGCCTGGTGTTATTTTTCGTCAGCCGGTAAATGAACCATTGCAGACGGGGATCAAGGCCATTGATGCCATGATACCTGTAGGTCGTGGACAACGTGAGCTGGTAATCGGCGACAGGCAAACCGGTAAGACCACTGTTTGTATCGATACCATTCTGAATCAAAAAGAATTTTATGATGCCGGTGAACCAGTGTATTGCATATATGTGGCAATTGGTCAAAAGGCCTCTACGGTCGCAGCTATTGCCAAGACTTTGGAAGATAAAGGAGCTTTGGCCTACACGACTATTGTAGCTGCCAACGCATCCGACCCGGCACCGATGCAGGTGTATGCTCCGTTCGCAGGTGCGGCTATCGGCGAGTATTTTCGTGACACAGGTCGCCCGGCCTTGATTATCTACGATGATCTTTCAAAACAAGCGGTAGCCTATCGTGAAGTATCCCTTTTGTTGAGAAGACCACCGGGTCGTGAGGCCTATCCAGGGGATGTTTTCTACCTACATTCCAGGTTATTGGAGCGTGCGGCTAAAGTTATTGCAGATGATGACATTGCAAAAGATATGAACGACCTCCCAGATACTTTAAAACCAATGGTCAAAGGTGGAGGTTCCTTAACCGCATTGCCGATTATCGAGACCCAGGCAGGTGATGTTTCGGCATATATTCCCACGAACGTGATTTCTATTACGGACGGACAGATATTCTTGGAGCAGGATTTATTTAACCAAGGGGTGAGGCCCGCTATCAACGTAGGTATTTCGGTATCCCGTGTGGGAGGTTCTGCCCAAATAAAATCGATGAAAAAAGTAGCAGGTACATTAAAGTTGGACCAAGCCCAGTTTCGAGAATTGGAAGCCTTTGCCAAGTTCGGTTCGGATTTGGACGCAGCCACATTGAACGTAATCGAAAAAGGGCGCAGAAACGTTGAAATATTGAAGCAGGCCCAAAATGACCCATTTACAGTTGAAGATCAGGTCGCTATCATTTACGCAGGGTCTAAAAACTTGTTGCGTGATGTTCCAGTTGAAAAGATAAAAGAGTTTGAAAGAGATTACCTTGAACTTTTGAATGCCAAACATAGAGACGTCTTGGACACGTTGAAGGCGGGTAAATTAACAGATGAGGTAACAGATACACTAACAACGGTCTGTAAAGATTTGTCGTCAAAATATAACTAG